The Phragmites australis chromosome 15, lpPhrAust1.1, whole genome shotgun sequence genome window below encodes:
- the LOC133892045 gene encoding cis-prenyltransferase 4, chloroplastic-like has product MMLSRFLSATARRTSLSPRCLHSAGTGAVDASYQALVESGLRPESLPRHVAVVTDGNRRWAQARGLPTAEGHEAGRRALEQTVWLSRAWGIRALTVFAFSQENFGRPKTEVDYLMGMIERTIRDNVDEYMREGIRVHVIGDSSRRPVSLQNTAREAEEATRNNSRLHLMLATCYSGRWEIVQACRELAREVQGNLLRPEDIDESLLASKLETSVAAGEFSCPDLLIRTSGELRLSNFMLWQSAYSELFFTDTLWPDFGEAEYLQALRSFHSRERRFGQRKLH; this is encoded by the exons ATGATGCTCTCGCGCTTCCTGTCTGCTACTGCTCGCCGCACGAGCCTCTCGCCTCGCTGCCTGCACTCTGCTGGCACCGGCGCCGTCGACGCTTCTTACCAGGCGCTCGTCGAGAGCGGGCTCCGGCCGGAGTCTCTGCCGCGGCACGTGGCGGTGGTCACGGACGGGAACAGGCGGTGGGCGCAGGCTCGGGGGTTGCCGACGGCGGAGGGCCACGAGGCCGGGCGCCGCGCGCTGGAGCAGACGGTGTGGCTCTCGCGCGCCTGGGGCATCCGCGCGCTCACCGTGTTCGCCTTCTCCCAGGAGAACTTCGGGCGCCCAAAG ACGGAGGTAGACTACTTGATGGGCATGATCGAGCGGACGATCCGTGATAACGTCGACGAGTACATGAG GGAAGGAATTCGGGTGCACGTCATCGGCGACTCCTCAAGACGGCCAGTTTCTCTGCAGAACACCGCTAGGGAAGCCGAGGAGGCGACAAGGAACAACTCGCGGCTCCACCTGATGCTGGCGACCTGCTACAGCGGGCGATGGGAGATAGTGCAGGCGTGCCGAGAGCTCGCCCGGGAGGTCCAGGGCAATCTCCTCAGGCCGGAGGACATCGACGAGTCGCTGCTCGCCAGCAAGCTCGAGACTAGCGTCGCGGCCGGGGAGTTCTCTTGCCCTGACCTGCTCATCAGAACCAGCGGCGAGCTTAGGCTGAGCAACTTCATGCTGTGGCAGTCCGCGTACTCGGAGCTCTTCTTCACCGACACGCTGTGGCCGGATTTTGGGGAGGCTGAGTACCTCCAGGCATTGAGATCCTTCCACAGCAGAGAACGCCGGTTTGGGCAAAGAAAACTACATTGA